One segment of Nostoc flagelliforme CCNUN1 DNA contains the following:
- the infC gene encoding translation initiation factor IF-3, protein MPVIEKKRTRDLPQINERIRYPKIRVIDTDGAQLGIMLPQEALQLAEEKELDLVLISDKADPPVCRIMDYGKYKFEQEKKAREARKKQHTADVKEVKMRYKIEEHDYNVRVKQAERFLKDGDKVKATVMFRGREIQHSDLAEDLLKRMATDLEPFGELQQAPKKEGRNMMMLISPKK, encoded by the coding sequence ATGCCTGTGATTGAGAAGAAAAGAACTCGCGATCTGCCCCAAATTAACGAACGAATTCGCTACCCCAAAATTCGGGTAATTGATACTGATGGTGCCCAACTGGGAATTATGCTCCCACAGGAAGCACTACAACTAGCAGAAGAGAAAGAGTTAGATTTGGTGCTAATAAGTGACAAAGCTGACCCGCCAGTTTGTCGGATTATGGACTACGGGAAATATAAGTTTGAGCAGGAGAAAAAGGCGCGGGAAGCCCGGAAAAAGCAGCACACGGCTGATGTCAAAGAAGTTAAGATGCGCTACAAAATAGAAGAACACGACTACAACGTGCGTGTTAAGCAAGCAGAGCGCTTTTTGAAAGATGGTGATAAAGTCAAAGCTACTGTGATGTTCCGGGGTCGAGAAATTCAACACAGCGACCTAGCAGAAGATTTGCTTAAACGAATGGCAACCGATTTGGAGCCATTTGGTGAGCTTCAACAAGCGCCTAAAAAAGAAGGGCGAAACATGATGATGCTCATCTCGCCTAAAAAATAA
- a CDS encoding MFS transporter, whose product MELKNHWLAANKVALPRLRLLQWVNLRPEESERTQLMFFFYTTVCVGLRWAEDSTVALFLDEYGTHLLPWMYIASAAMSAALVFLYSWLQKIFPLRRVIVAIAPCMLMPLLLLVVLRWGAHVSYLAVISAFVLRLWVDALYVVNDLNTSIVANQIFNIREIKRTYPLVSSGLLVADVISGFSLPWLVQYTTLNKIIFIACIVILLGSGILFYLTHHYRAAFPETPQRLIPEEQASRQRFIKSPLKRYVWQLFAFVGLLQVIGLLIDFQYLRELQSNLGDRELASFLGLFGGTLGLCELLLQWFISSRLIERMGVFFTATLLPITVGFSLPGVLVLLHLIPAIQSQSFFWGLIIVKFCDELLRYTFVMSSGPILYQPIPEAIRSRMQTLSGGTAEAIATGLTGVLIFATILFCGQFIPVPLQKWVLVAETMLITGTCLKVVWELRSRYVELLVLSVARGQLSATNVGLRFFKQGVVKALGEKGSEADKRSCIELLAQIDSLGAPEVLAPLLVKLTPDLQRQSLEVMLIAGANPAYLSAIRPLLEQPQETNPEVFALALRYVWLAEPNPNLSILEEYLNPRQNSLIRATAAALVLRQGTPMQKVAATQTMRRMLTHKKERERVNGVRALREAVYLQALRIHIPNLLQDESLRVRCAVLEMIAATHLEEYYSALIAALYYKSTRTTAMSALVRLENEAIEMLLRLATNIYKPEVVRMYAWRTIAQIGTQEALETLWENLETSWGTTRDHILRSLLKIHKQPGIKGLVDRFYESRVENLIEQELKFLGEIYAAYIDLNTLDEKEDHQSSQRIVIVSELLQRALLELELDVKERLLLLLKLLYSPEKMQAAAFNLRSLSVVNLARGLEILEHTVTLSSKSLLLNILDNRPQLEKLQHLVEAKIVEYENMIVSDRLHRLLMLGNFLSDWCLACCFHFAQVTRIRLTSSEILVSLRHPTGFVREAAIAYLNMVSHRVLLQILPQLQKDPHPLVAAQVKELLEKYQVKNYALCELKMPKR is encoded by the coding sequence ATGGAACTGAAAAATCACTGGTTGGCTGCAAATAAAGTTGCTTTACCACGGCTACGACTACTACAGTGGGTGAATCTCCGACCAGAGGAGAGCGAACGAACTCAACTCATGTTCTTTTTTTACACAACTGTATGTGTAGGATTGCGGTGGGCAGAGGACAGTACCGTGGCGCTGTTTTTGGATGAATATGGAACTCACCTACTGCCGTGGATGTATATTGCTAGTGCCGCTATGAGTGCAGCCCTGGTTTTTTTATACTCATGGCTGCAAAAGATTTTTCCTTTGCGCCGAGTGATTGTAGCGATCGCACCTTGCATGTTGATGCCATTACTATTATTAGTTGTATTACGTTGGGGAGCGCATGTTTCATACCTGGCAGTTATTTCGGCATTTGTGCTGCGGCTGTGGGTAGATGCCCTTTATGTAGTCAATGACCTCAACACTTCCATCGTCGCCAACCAAATATTTAATATTCGGGAGATTAAACGGACTTACCCACTGGTGAGCAGTGGACTTTTAGTAGCAGATGTGATCAGTGGCTTTAGTTTGCCTTGGCTAGTGCAATACACCACGCTGAATAAGATCATCTTCATCGCCTGTATAGTAATTTTATTAGGATCGGGGATTTTATTCTATTTAACTCATCACTATCGAGCGGCTTTTCCTGAAACCCCACAAAGACTAATTCCTGAAGAACAAGCTTCACGACAGCGTTTTATTAAAAGTCCTCTGAAGCGCTATGTTTGGCAGTTGTTTGCTTTTGTCGGTCTGTTGCAAGTCATTGGGTTGTTGATAGATTTTCAATATCTGCGCGAACTCCAATCCAATTTGGGCGACCGAGAACTCGCCAGCTTCTTAGGTCTTTTTGGTGGGACGTTGGGACTGTGTGAGTTGTTGTTGCAGTGGTTTATTTCCAGCCGACTCATCGAACGGATGGGGGTATTTTTCACAGCCACACTTTTACCAATCACCGTAGGCTTTTCACTACCAGGAGTGCTAGTATTATTGCATTTAATTCCAGCCATCCAATCGCAAAGCTTTTTTTGGGGACTGATAATTGTCAAATTCTGCGATGAACTTCTGCGCTACACCTTTGTCATGAGCAGCGGCCCAATTCTGTACCAACCGATTCCAGAGGCAATTCGCAGTCGGATGCAGACTTTATCTGGTGGAACCGCCGAAGCGATCGCTACAGGTTTGACAGGAGTGCTAATTTTTGCAACTATATTGTTTTGTGGGCAGTTTATACCCGTACCGTTGCAAAAGTGGGTGTTAGTAGCAGAAACAATGCTGATAACTGGCACCTGTTTAAAAGTAGTTTGGGAATTGCGATCGCGCTATGTTGAGCTGTTAGTCTTGAGTGTGGCACGGGGCCAATTGAGTGCAACCAATGTAGGCTTACGATTCTTTAAGCAAGGTGTAGTCAAAGCCTTGGGAGAAAAAGGCAGCGAGGCAGATAAACGCTCTTGCATTGAACTTTTAGCCCAAATTGATTCCCTTGGTGCTCCGGAAGTTTTAGCACCTTTGTTAGTCAAGTTAACCCCAGATTTGCAGCGCCAAAGTTTGGAAGTCATGCTGATAGCAGGTGCAAATCCCGCTTATCTATCTGCCATCCGTCCTTTGCTAGAACAACCCCAAGAAACTAACCCCGAAGTTTTCGCCCTAGCACTGCGCTACGTTTGGCTGGCTGAACCAAATCCCAATTTAAGCATCCTAGAAGAATACCTGAACCCCCGGCAAAACTCACTCATCCGCGCCACCGCCGCCGCTTTAGTCTTACGCCAGGGAACGCCCATGCAAAAGGTAGCAGCTACCCAAACCATGCGCCGGATGTTGACTCATAAGAAAGAACGGGAACGGGTAAATGGAGTTAGAGCGCTTAGAGAAGCAGTTTATTTGCAGGCGTTGCGGATTCACATCCCGAATTTGTTACAAGACGAGTCTTTACGGGTGCGCTGTGCCGTATTGGAAATGATTGCAGCAACCCATTTAGAAGAGTACTATTCGGCACTGATAGCAGCACTTTATTATAAATCAACCCGCACTACAGCAATGTCAGCTCTAGTGCGACTAGAGAATGAAGCTATAGAGATGCTGTTGCGGTTAGCTACCAATATTTACAAACCAGAAGTAGTGCGAATGTACGCTTGGCGTACCATTGCTCAAATTGGTACTCAGGAAGCATTGGAGACTTTATGGGAAAACTTGGAGACATCTTGGGGTACAACTAGAGATCATATTCTTCGCAGCTTACTAAAAATACACAAACAACCAGGAATTAAAGGTTTAGTGGATCGATTTTATGAAAGTCGGGTAGAAAATTTAATTGAGCAGGAATTAAAGTTTTTAGGCGAGATTTACGCCGCATATATAGACTTGAACACACTAGACGAAAAAGAAGATCATCAATCCAGTCAAAGAATTGTGATTGTCTCTGAATTACTGCAACGCGCCCTTTTAGAATTGGAGTTGGATGTCAAAGAGCGGCTGCTACTGCTACTGAAACTGCTTTACTCGCCAGAAAAGATGCAGGCAGCAGCATTTAATCTGCGATCGCTCTCAGTGGTAAATTTAGCACGAGGGTTAGAAATCCTAGAGCATACCGTAACTTTGTCTTCAAAGTCTTTATTGCTGAATATTTTAGATAACAGACCACAGCTAGAAAAGTTGCAACATTTGGTAGAAGCTAAGATCGTAGAATATGAGAATATGATAGTTAGCGATCGCCTCCACAGATTGCTGATGTTGGGTAACTTCCTTTCTGATTGGTGCCTAGCTTGCTGTTTTCATTTTGCTCAAGTGACTCGCATCAGACTGACAAGTTCTGAGATTTTAGTGAGTTTGCGTCATCCAACCGGCTTTGTTAGAGAAGCTGCGATCGCATACTTAAATATGGTTTCACATCGCGTTCTCCTGCAAATCCTCCCCCAGTTACAAAAAGATCCACATCCTTTAGTGGCTGCTCAAGTTAAAGAGTTGCTCGAAAAATACCAGGTTAAAAATTACGCCTTATGTGAATTAAAAATGCCCAAGCGATAG
- a CDS encoding potassium channel family protein gives MYVLIGGAGLVGLSLAQKLVELGHTVAVIDIDPIACRYAREQVGAMAFEGSAVSTEVLLEAGIRKADSLAAVLRSDALNLAMVTLAKHYGVPHVLSRMRHRDFAEPLRIAGANHISSTVELAVSTMVNAIEYPQVESMMHFEQGQIEVLKLSIPNNCYVAGRSVAEIAQDSQFPSGSLIIGYQPHPHEDLMIPNGSTILEPHSTVLIVTKPGSLHQVIDFIEQRC, from the coding sequence ATGTACGTACTCATAGGTGGAGCCGGCTTAGTGGGCTTAAGTTTAGCGCAAAAACTGGTAGAACTGGGGCATACTGTTGCCGTAATTGACATTGACCCTATCGCTTGCCGCTACGCCCGTGAACAAGTGGGAGCAATGGCTTTTGAAGGCAGTGCTGTGAGTACAGAAGTATTGTTAGAAGCTGGGATTCGCAAAGCCGATTCCTTGGCAGCTGTTCTAAGAAGTGATGCCTTAAACTTAGCAATGGTGACTCTTGCTAAACACTACGGTGTTCCCCATGTTTTGAGTCGGATGCGCCACCGAGATTTTGCCGAACCACTGCGTATCGCTGGAGCTAACCACATCAGCAGTACCGTTGAACTAGCGGTTTCAACGATGGTAAATGCCATTGAGTATCCCCAAGTAGAATCAATGATGCATTTTGAGCAGGGACAGATTGAGGTTCTGAAACTTTCCATCCCAAACAATTGCTATGTTGCTGGCCGTAGCGTTGCCGAAATTGCTCAGGATTCCCAATTCCCTAGTGGCTCGCTAATTATTGGCTATCAACCCCATCCCCACGAAGATTTGATGATTCCTAACGGCAGTACAATACTGGAACCTCATTCAACTGTGCTGATTGTGACTAAACCAGGATCTTTACATCAAGTTATTGATTTTATTGAACAAAGATGTTGA
- a CDS encoding DUF3124 domain-containing protein: MKPYPHIYLAIAVIFLASCKSTNIPTKSQPDATQVTPSQKIVTLDNNFKIASSQTVYVPVYSHIYHHNRQEVFELAATLSIRNTDLTNPIIITSVRYYNSDGKLVKQYLERPIQLDALASRDFFINRNDTSGGLGANFIVEWVAQTEISEPIVEAVMIGTDFQQGISFISPGRVIKSQNNYKRSPLK, translated from the coding sequence ATGAAGCCGTATCCACATATTTATTTAGCGATCGCTGTTATTTTTCTTGCATCTTGTAAATCAACAAATATTCCAACCAAGTCACAACCCGATGCCACTCAAGTAACGCCATCCCAAAAAATCGTGACGCTGGATAATAATTTTAAGATAGCAAGCAGTCAAACTGTTTATGTTCCTGTCTATTCGCATATCTATCATCACAATCGGCAGGAGGTTTTCGAGTTAGCAGCTACCCTCAGTATTCGGAATACAGATTTGACCAATCCAATTATTATTACTTCTGTGCGCTACTATAACTCAGATGGGAAACTAGTTAAGCAGTATTTGGAGCGCCCTATTCAACTTGATGCGCTGGCTTCTAGAGATTTTTTTATAAATAGAAATGATACCAGTGGAGGTTTAGGCGCAAACTTTATTGTAGAGTGGGTAGCCCAAACAGAAATATCCGAACCTATAGTGGAGGCAGTCATGATTGGTACTGACTTTCAACAAGGAATTTCTTTTATTAGTCCCGGTAGAGTAATTAAAAGTCAAAATAACTATAAGCGATCGCCTTTAAAATAG
- a CDS encoding cation:proton antiporter produces the protein MDVTELVKVSIILLLLATGVALLSRRLRIPYVTGLVLAGLPITELLSRPIGLNPTLVLNLFLPILIFEAGINTDVSRLRSTFKPIALLAGPGAVLSSGIIAVLLKFGLGLSWIPALFVGVILANTDTVSMIAVFKEIPVPSRLSTIVEGETLFNDAAALVSFNLVLQVYSTGSLTFLEGIQQLLFISLGGCLVGLVLGYLCIPVFARLDDPLSSLLLTVAVALGTFQVGQFLGVSGAVAVVIAGLIFGNLGLSGNTSASNRITLLSFWEYASFTVNTFIFLLIGVEINLVTLWKTLPAILLAVLAFQVGRVLTVYPLLAVVRWIDRPIPPRWQHLLFLGNIKGSLSMALALSLPTTLPRREVLIAIVFGCVLVSLVGQGLSLPWVVKHLKLSKFSEVQQQVEELQAQLMTGKAAQDELDSLLKSGVLPKAVYEEMRSAYQVRIAGAEKTLRELYNRRPDEVEGRSGKSSKLEAIRRRLLLAEKGALNEAMRKRILSEEIVRGRIQTLDEQLLKLEDD, from the coding sequence GTGGATGTTACTGAATTAGTCAAAGTTTCAATTATTCTCTTGCTCCTTGCTACAGGTGTAGCTTTGCTATCCCGGCGGTTGCGAATCCCTTATGTTACAGGTTTAGTATTAGCAGGTTTGCCCATCACTGAGCTATTGTCTCGTCCAATTGGTTTAAATCCAACTCTTGTTTTAAATCTTTTCCTGCCAATTCTCATCTTTGAAGCTGGTATTAATACAGATGTTAGCCGCCTACGCAGCACATTTAAACCAATTGCGCTACTAGCTGGGCCTGGAGCTGTGCTTTCCAGTGGTATTATTGCCGTCCTGTTGAAATTTGGGCTGGGACTGAGTTGGATACCTGCCTTATTTGTCGGAGTAATTCTGGCAAACACTGACACTGTTTCCATGATTGCCGTCTTTAAAGAAATACCAGTGCCCTCCCGACTTTCCACCATCGTTGAAGGAGAAACTCTATTTAATGATGCTGCTGCCCTAGTTTCCTTCAACCTGGTCTTGCAAGTATATTCAACAGGCTCACTCACATTTTTAGAGGGAATCCAACAACTGCTATTTATCTCTCTAGGAGGCTGCCTTGTGGGGTTAGTCTTGGGCTACCTATGTATACCTGTATTTGCTCGTTTAGATGATCCTCTTAGCAGTCTGTTACTGACAGTCGCAGTTGCATTAGGAACTTTTCAGGTTGGGCAATTTCTCGGTGTATCAGGTGCTGTGGCTGTAGTTATCGCGGGATTAATTTTCGGTAATTTAGGGCTTTCTGGCAATACTTCTGCTTCCAATCGCATCACCTTGTTGAGTTTCTGGGAATATGCCAGTTTTACCGTCAACACCTTTATTTTTCTGTTGATTGGTGTAGAAATAAACTTGGTAACGCTTTGGAAAACTTTACCTGCAATTCTACTTGCAGTTTTGGCTTTTCAAGTCGGGCGAGTTCTTACGGTTTATCCGCTACTAGCAGTAGTTCGTTGGATTGACCGCCCAATTCCGCCGCGCTGGCAACATTTACTGTTTTTAGGCAACATCAAAGGTTCACTCTCAATGGCTCTGGCATTGAGTTTACCTACAACACTGCCACGGCGAGAAGTCCTGATAGCTATAGTCTTCGGCTGTGTGCTGGTGTCGTTAGTGGGACAGGGTTTAAGTTTGCCTTGGGTGGTAAAACACTTAAAATTATCTAAATTTTCTGAAGTTCAACAACAGGTTGAAGAGTTGCAAGCCCAGTTGATGACGGGTAAAGCGGCACAAGATGAATTAGATAGCCTGTTGAAATCAGGAGTATTACCAAAAGCCGTTTATGAAGAGATGCGTTCAGCTTATCAGGTACGAATTGCCGGTGCAGAAAAGACACTGCGGGAACTATATAATCGTCGCCCTGATGAGGTGGAAGGTAGAAGTGGCAAGAGCAGTAAACTTGAAGCCATTCGCCGACGTTTACTGTTGGCAGAAAAAGGAGCGCTCAATGAGGCAATGCGGAAGCGAATTCTCTCTGAAGAAATTGTGCGGGGGCGGATACAAACTCTTGATGAACAATTGTTGAAACTAGAAGATGATTAA
- a CDS encoding saccharopine dehydrogenase family protein, translating into MTSRVLLYGATGYAGKLIATSAKNNGLELILAGRNQSLLATVANELSLDFRVFGLDDSQAIARSLEDIIAVINCSGPFSKTSKPLVDACLQTKTHYLDIAGEVPEFQALEARDAEAKSAGIMLLPGVGFGVVPTDCVAAYLKDKLTMATRLILVYETVGGVSQGTANTVLPTLHHIGVVREAGKLIPSRPAWKKRRIDFGYGPVTAVTNPWRADIITAFQTTGIPNIEVYTVFPNPVRFLMESSQYLGWLFNSSLFQSALASLIKTLPTGPTAAERAKGQVRVIGFAEDETGQQVTAKLLGPEAYDFTALAAVAVIKRVIQGEVKVGFQTPASVYGADFVLDIPGVIGFN; encoded by the coding sequence ATGACATCAAGGGTGTTATTGTATGGTGCAACTGGCTATGCTGGAAAACTAATTGCTACATCAGCTAAAAATAACGGACTGGAATTAATTTTGGCTGGACGTAATCAAAGTTTACTAGCAACAGTAGCCAATGAATTAAGTTTGGACTTTCGGGTTTTTGGCTTAGATGATTCGCAGGCGATCGCCCGCTCTCTTGAAGATATAATTGCTGTCATCAACTGCTCTGGCCCTTTCTCCAAAACTTCAAAGCCACTTGTCGATGCCTGTCTACAAACTAAAACTCACTATTTAGACATAGCTGGCGAAGTACCTGAATTTCAGGCGCTAGAGGCACGAGATGCTGAGGCTAAAAGTGCAGGGATAATGCTTCTCCCTGGTGTGGGATTTGGGGTTGTCCCTACTGATTGTGTAGCTGCTTATCTCAAAGATAAGTTAACTATGGCAACACGACTGATTTTAGTCTATGAAACAGTAGGGGGTGTATCTCAAGGAACCGCAAATACTGTACTGCCAACTTTACATCACATCGGGGTAGTTCGAGAAGCAGGTAAGCTCATCCCATCTCGACCAGCATGGAAAAAGCGTAGAATAGATTTTGGTTATGGGCCGGTAACAGCAGTAACAAACCCCTGGCGTGCAGATATTATCACTGCATTCCAGACTACAGGTATCCCCAACATCGAGGTTTATACCGTATTTCCTAATCCTGTGCGCTTCCTTATGGAGTCGAGCCAGTATTTGGGATGGTTATTTAACTCGTCTTTATTCCAAAGTGCTTTAGCAAGTCTAATTAAAACTCTACCGACTGGGCCAACGGCAGCAGAACGAGCCAAGGGTCAAGTTAGAGTAATTGGTTTTGCCGAGGATGAAACTGGTCAACAAGTAACTGCAAAGCTCTTAGGGCCGGAAGCATACGATTTTACCGCATTAGCGGCTGTAGCAGTTATCAAACGGGTCATTCAAGGCGAAGTTAAGGTAGGATTCCAGACTCCTGCATCCGTATATGGGGCAGATTTTGTCCTTGATATTCCGGGAGTTATTGGTTTCAACTAA
- a CDS encoding putative quinol monooxygenase: MSNQQVTVTARLKVKPGLENEFKQEFQAVIALTLKEEGCINYDLHQSVEDPSLFLLHENWVSQDILAQHLEQPYIKGLGEKAGRFLVDPPDVRLWEQIANNS, translated from the coding sequence ATGTCAAATCAGCAAGTAACTGTCACCGCTCGACTAAAAGTCAAGCCAGGTTTGGAGAATGAATTTAAGCAGGAATTTCAAGCCGTAATAGCTCTCACCCTCAAGGAAGAAGGTTGTATTAATTATGATTTACATCAATCTGTTGAAGATCCATCTTTGTTTCTATTACATGAAAATTGGGTCAGCCAGGACATTTTAGCTCAACACCTAGAGCAGCCGTATATTAAAGGTTTAGGGGAAAAAGCAGGACGATTTTTGGTTGATCCACCTGATGTCAGGTTATGGGAGCAGATTGCGAACAATTCCTAG